Proteins encoded in a region of the Quercus lobata isolate SW786 chromosome 8, ValleyOak3.0 Primary Assembly, whole genome shotgun sequence genome:
- the LOC115957500 gene encoding protein RDM16 isoform X1 produces MDRLSERDRRSKRTRDDRDDRDRDHKHRSSRDDKHRERERDRDSSDHHHYSSSHRHRSGRERSHEDREGSRDRDSKRENEREGSRERDRTKHRDAKRELSDDEELERLYDRDGSVERRHSSSHKRKERGVSEERSDGVDKRARVSERKEAENGEGRKEKKERRNFGDRVKEEEEIEVDRGFEDEKRVNFIDSKAKEEVSDELFDNGRSRRGTASASNGAALESLTMESSSVHEMSLPPGHPLPTKVSSISTTNENKGVTVTRSHEVPGKSSTDGTSSAAGKSGSLSLDALAKAKKALQMQKELSEKLKKIPLLNKGASTSSEGRSNLGLNEEPKAQSVSTGTGKGPVLLTAPASVSAGVISSSSALPVASAAADPGASAGLTAVPNFEAVKRAQELAARMGFRQDPEFAPLINLFPGQVATDVAVPQKPTKAPVLRLDALGREIDEHGNVVNVTKPSNLSTLKVNINKQKKDAFQILKPELDVDPDSNPHFDERMGINKTKLLRPKRMNFQFVEEGKWSKDAEHIKLKSKFGEAQAKEQKAKQAQLAKAKAAPDINPNLIEVAERVITKEKPKDPIPDVEWWDVPLLQTGTYGDITDKAMDNIKLEKITIYVEHPRPIEPPAEPAPPPPQPLKLTKKEQKKLRTQRRLAREKDKQELIRQGLIEPPKPKVKMSNLMKVLGSEATQDPTRLEKEIRSAAAEREQAHIDRNIARKLTPAERREKKERKLFDESNTPEAIVSVYKINDLSHPQTRFKVDVNAQENRLSGCAVICDGISVVVVEGGNKSIKRYGKLMLKRINWASAVKEEDEDEDESDDKPPNKCVLVWQGNVAKPNFNRFSVHECMTEAAARKIFADAGVGNYWDLAVNYTDDQT; encoded by the exons ATGGACCGCCTCTCGGAGAGAGACAGAAGAAGCAAGCGCACCAGAGATGATAGAGACGATCGCGACCGAGACCACAAGCACCGATCGTCCAGAGACGACAAGCACCGCGAGCGCGAGCGGGACCGCGATTCCTCCGATCACCACCACTACTCTTCTTCTCATCGCCACCGATCTGGTCGAGAGCGCTCTCACGAGGATCGAGAAGGGAGCAGAGACCGCGATTCGAAGCGCGAGAACGAGAGGGAAGGGAGTAGAGAGAGGGATAGGACTAAGCATCGCGACGCGAAACGCGAGCTGTCCGATGATGAGGAGCTCGAGCGACTGTACGATAGGGACGGGTCCGTGGAGAGGCGGCATTCTTCATCGCACAAGAGGAAAGAGAGAGGCGTGAGCGAGGAGAGGAGCGATGGAGTTGATAAAAGAGCTAGGGTTTCGGAGAGAAAGGAGGCGGAGAATGGAGAAGGGAGGAAGGAAAAGAAGGAGCGAAGGAATTTTGGAGATAGAGTaaaggaagaagaggaaattgaggtTGATAGGGGCTTTGAAGATGAGAAGCGAGTGAATTTCATTGATTCTAAGGCCAAGGAAGAGGTGAGTGATGAGCTTTTTGACAATGGTCGGAGCCGCCGTGGCACCGCCTCTGCCAGTaat GGTGCTGCTCTGGAATCACTCACCATGGAATCCAGCAGCGTGCATGAGATGTCTTTGCCCCCTGGTCATCCCCTTCCTACAAAGGTATCTTCAATTTCTACCACAAATGAAAATAAGGGAGTTACTGTTACCAGATCTCATGAGGTTCCTGGAAAATCTAGTACAGATGGGACATCTTCAGCTGCTGGAAAAAGTGGAAGTCTATCTCTTGATGCTTTAGCTAAAGCTAAGAAAGCTTTACAAATGCAGAAAGAATTGTCAGAGAAGCTGAAGAAAATTCCCCTT TTGAACAAGGGTGCTAGCACAAGTTCAGAGGGCAGGTCAAACTTAGGATTGAATGAGGAACCAAAAGCACAATCTGTGTCTACTGGAACAGGGAAAGGGCCGGTTCTGTTAACTGCCCCTGCATCTGTTTCAGCAGGGGTGATATCAAGCTCATCAGCCTTACCTGTTGCATCTGCTGCAGCTGATCCTGGTGCTTCTGCAGGCCTCACAGCTGTACCCAATTTTGAAGCAGTAAAACGTGCGCAGGAACTTGCTGCCAGGATGGGTTTTCGGCAGGACCCAGAGTTTGCTCCTCTCATAAACTTGTTTCCAGGTCAGGTGGCAACAGATGTTGCTGTCCCACAAAAGCCAACCAAGGCCCCTGTTCTTCGTCTTGATGCGCTTGGTAGGGAGATAGATGAACATGGAAATGTGGTGAATGTGACTAAACCAAGCAACCTTAGCACTCTAAAG GTCAACATCAATAAACAGAAAAAGGATGCATTTCAGATTCTGAAACCTGAATTAGATGTTGATCCAGACTCAAATCCTCATTTTGATGAGAGGATGGGTATTAACAAAACTAAGCTTTTGAGGCCTAAGAGGATGAATTTCCAGTTTGTTGAAGAAGGCAAATGGTCAAAAGATGCTGAGCATATTAAACTGAAG AGTAAATTTGGAGAAGCACAAGCAAAAGAGCAGAAGGCAAAACAGGCACAGTTGGCTAAGGCAAAGGCAGCACCTGATATTAATCCAAATTTAATAGAGGTAGCAGAGAGAGTTATCACCAAAGAAAAACCTAAGGACCCAATTCCTGATGTTGAGTGGTG GGATGTGCCTCTCTTGCAAACTGGTACTTATGGTGACATTACTGATAAAGCCATGGATAATATAAAGTTGGAGAAGATCACTATCTATGTTGAACATCCTCGTCCAATTGAGCCCCCTGCTGAGCCAGCTCCTCCACCACCTCAACCCTTGAAGTTAACCAAGAAGGAGCAGAAGAAACTCCGTACTCAGCGACGTTTGGCTAGGGAGAAAGATAAGCAGGAGTTGATAAGACAAGGCCTGATTGAGCCTCCAAAACCAAAAGTGAAAATGAGCAATCTGATGAAAGTCCTTGGCTCTGAAGCAACCCAAGATCCAACTAGGCTTGAAAAGGAAATCAGGAGTGCAGCAGCTGAACGTGAGCAAGCTCACATAGACAGGAATATTGCTCGTAAACTCACTCCTGCTGAGCGCCGGGAAAAAAAAGAGCGGAAGCTCTTTGATGAGTCAAATACACCGGAGGCCATTGTATCAGTTTACAAGATCAATGACCTGTCACACCCTCAGACACGCTTCAAAGTTGATGTTAATGCCCAAGAGAACCGCTTGAGTGGATGTGCTGTGATTTGTGATGGTATTAGTGTTGTGGTTGTTGAAGGAGGAAACAAGTCCATAAAGAGGTATGGCAAGCTTATGCTTAAACGCATAAATTGGGCTTCTGCTGTAAAAGAGgaggatgaagatgaagatgaaagtgATGATAAACCTCCTAACAAATGCGTCTTAGTTTGGCAAGGGAATGTTGCCAAACCGAATTTCAACAGATTTTCAGTTCATGAGTGCATGACAGAAGCTGCTGCCCGGAAAATTTTTGCTGATGCTGGTGTTGGTAATTACTGGGATCTAGCTGTTAACTATACAGATGATCAAACATAA
- the LOC115957500 gene encoding protein RDM16 isoform X2, giving the protein MQKELSEKLKKIPLLNKGASTSSEGRSNLGLNEEPKAQSVSTGTGKGPVLLTAPASVSAGVISSSSALPVASAAADPGASAGLTAVPNFEAVKRAQELAARMGFRQDPEFAPLINLFPGQVATDVAVPQKPTKAPVLRLDALGREIDEHGNVVNVTKPSNLSTLKVNINKQKKDAFQILKPELDVDPDSNPHFDERMGINKTKLLRPKRMNFQFVEEGKWSKDAEHIKLKSKFGEAQAKEQKAKQAQLAKAKAAPDINPNLIEVAERVITKEKPKDPIPDVEWWDVPLLQTGTYGDITDKAMDNIKLEKITIYVEHPRPIEPPAEPAPPPPQPLKLTKKEQKKLRTQRRLAREKDKQELIRQGLIEPPKPKVKMSNLMKVLGSEATQDPTRLEKEIRSAAAEREQAHIDRNIARKLTPAERREKKERKLFDESNTPEAIVSVYKINDLSHPQTRFKVDVNAQENRLSGCAVICDGISVVVVEGGNKSIKRYGKLMLKRINWASAVKEEDEDEDESDDKPPNKCVLVWQGNVAKPNFNRFSVHECMTEAAARKIFADAGVGNYWDLAVNYTDDQT; this is encoded by the exons ATGCAGAAAGAATTGTCAGAGAAGCTGAAGAAAATTCCCCTT TTGAACAAGGGTGCTAGCACAAGTTCAGAGGGCAGGTCAAACTTAGGATTGAATGAGGAACCAAAAGCACAATCTGTGTCTACTGGAACAGGGAAAGGGCCGGTTCTGTTAACTGCCCCTGCATCTGTTTCAGCAGGGGTGATATCAAGCTCATCAGCCTTACCTGTTGCATCTGCTGCAGCTGATCCTGGTGCTTCTGCAGGCCTCACAGCTGTACCCAATTTTGAAGCAGTAAAACGTGCGCAGGAACTTGCTGCCAGGATGGGTTTTCGGCAGGACCCAGAGTTTGCTCCTCTCATAAACTTGTTTCCAGGTCAGGTGGCAACAGATGTTGCTGTCCCACAAAAGCCAACCAAGGCCCCTGTTCTTCGTCTTGATGCGCTTGGTAGGGAGATAGATGAACATGGAAATGTGGTGAATGTGACTAAACCAAGCAACCTTAGCACTCTAAAG GTCAACATCAATAAACAGAAAAAGGATGCATTTCAGATTCTGAAACCTGAATTAGATGTTGATCCAGACTCAAATCCTCATTTTGATGAGAGGATGGGTATTAACAAAACTAAGCTTTTGAGGCCTAAGAGGATGAATTTCCAGTTTGTTGAAGAAGGCAAATGGTCAAAAGATGCTGAGCATATTAAACTGAAG AGTAAATTTGGAGAAGCACAAGCAAAAGAGCAGAAGGCAAAACAGGCACAGTTGGCTAAGGCAAAGGCAGCACCTGATATTAATCCAAATTTAATAGAGGTAGCAGAGAGAGTTATCACCAAAGAAAAACCTAAGGACCCAATTCCTGATGTTGAGTGGTG GGATGTGCCTCTCTTGCAAACTGGTACTTATGGTGACATTACTGATAAAGCCATGGATAATATAAAGTTGGAGAAGATCACTATCTATGTTGAACATCCTCGTCCAATTGAGCCCCCTGCTGAGCCAGCTCCTCCACCACCTCAACCCTTGAAGTTAACCAAGAAGGAGCAGAAGAAACTCCGTACTCAGCGACGTTTGGCTAGGGAGAAAGATAAGCAGGAGTTGATAAGACAAGGCCTGATTGAGCCTCCAAAACCAAAAGTGAAAATGAGCAATCTGATGAAAGTCCTTGGCTCTGAAGCAACCCAAGATCCAACTAGGCTTGAAAAGGAAATCAGGAGTGCAGCAGCTGAACGTGAGCAAGCTCACATAGACAGGAATATTGCTCGTAAACTCACTCCTGCTGAGCGCCGGGAAAAAAAAGAGCGGAAGCTCTTTGATGAGTCAAATACACCGGAGGCCATTGTATCAGTTTACAAGATCAATGACCTGTCACACCCTCAGACACGCTTCAAAGTTGATGTTAATGCCCAAGAGAACCGCTTGAGTGGATGTGCTGTGATTTGTGATGGTATTAGTGTTGTGGTTGTTGAAGGAGGAAACAAGTCCATAAAGAGGTATGGCAAGCTTATGCTTAAACGCATAAATTGGGCTTCTGCTGTAAAAGAGgaggatgaagatgaagatgaaagtgATGATAAACCTCCTAACAAATGCGTCTTAGTTTGGCAAGGGAATGTTGCCAAACCGAATTTCAACAGATTTTCAGTTCATGAGTGCATGACAGAAGCTGCTGCCCGGAAAATTTTTGCTGATGCTGGTGTTGGTAATTACTGGGATCTAGCTGTTAACTATACAGATGATCAAACATAA